CGCCCGCGACCTCTACGACATGTATACGCGGTACCTGGATATTCAGGGCTGGAAGCACGAAGTTCTTGATTTTCAGCCCACGGAACTGGGTGGGATCAAGGAAGTCGTTGTTTCCATCACCGGCGAAGGCGCCTTCCACGCACTGCAGTTCGAAAGTGGTGGGCACCGCGTTCAGCGCGTTCCTGAAACCGAAACGCAGGGGCGGATTCAGACCAGTGCCGCCACCGTGGCTGTCATGCCCGAAGCGGACGAAGTCGAAATCGACATCCGGGATGAAGACCTGCAGATCGACACCTACCGGGCTTCCGGACCAGGCGGTCAAAAGGTTAACAAGACCGAATCGGCGATCCGCATCACGCACATTCCGACCGGAACCGTGGTGACGTGTCAGGATGAAAAGAGCCAGCACAAGAACAAGGCCAAGGCCATGAAGGTGCTGCGGAGCCGAATTCTGGAAGCCCAACAGCAGAAAGAGGCCAACGAACGGGCCGAGCATCGCCGCACTCTGATTGGAACCGGAGACCGCAGCAGCCGCATTCGGACCTACAACTACCCGCAGGCTCGCGTGACAGATCACCGCATTGGTTTGACCCTCCACAAGCTCGACCAGATAATGCAGGGGAATCTGGATGAGCTGATCCAGCAACTGCTCGAATTCGATCGCCAGGAACGACTCAACAGCCAGGCGACCGACTAACTGTCAAACTCAAGGATGGTGCAGAGATTTATCTCTGTACCGCGAAGCGGCAAGCGGCTTGTCTTGCGAGTTGTTCAAAAAATCCGCGCCGAATGACGCACAGGCAGGAATGGCTGTGCCACCCTGCCGGCAGGTATGCTTCATTGTCAGTAAGACCTTGAGTTCGAGCAGTTGGGACAGCAACTCCAGACACTGGCCGAGCCAGTGGCAACCTGATCGATCGGATTGTCAGGAGGACGTTCTTGGAACAGTCGGAAGTTCAAAAGCCGGTGACCCCCGAATCAGCCGAACCCTGGACATTGCAGCGAATCCTGCAGTGGACCACGGATCATCTGAAAAAGCATGGAATCGAATCGGCACGTCTCGAAAGCGAGATTCTGCTCGCTCACGCCCGCAAGTGTCAGCGCATCGAGCTTTACACGCACTTCAATGAGATCGTCAGTGACGACGTTCGTGCGAAGATGCGAGATCTCGTCAAACGACGGGTCAGGCACGAGCCGGTCGCCTATCTGGTCGGTCGCAAAGAGTTCTTCAGTCTCAACTTCGCCGTCGGCCCCGGCGTTTTTGTGCCGCGACCGGAAACCGAGACTCTCGTCATGGAAGGTCTCTCGGCTCTGCAGGAGGTGAAGAACCCTCGCATTCTCGAACTCTGCTCCGGCAGCGGCTGCATCTCCATTTCGCTGGCCAAACAACGGGCCGATGCCCGTGTGACCGCGGTCGAACTCCACGATGCTCCGTTTCAGGCCACGACCCACAACGCGGAGAAACTCAAGGTCGCCGACCGGATGCAGGTCCTGCAGGGAAGTCTGTTCGAACCGGTCCCCAAAGAACCGTTCGATCTGCTCGTGAGCAATCCTCCCTACGTTCGAAAGGACGAGATCCCCGGCCTGGCCCCCGACATCGTGCACCACGAACCGCACGCGGCTCTCGACGGCGGAGAAGACGGCCTTGATTTCGTCCGCGAGATTCTGACCCAGGGCCCGGACTACGTCCGCTCCGGCGGCGTCTGTCTGCTCGAAATGGATCCCGCTCAGATGAATGACGCCATCACCTTTGCAGAACAGACGGGCCAGTGGACCGACCTTCGCGGCATCAACGATCTGGCTGGGAAACCCCGGTTCCTGTTTGCCC
The genomic region above belongs to Rubinisphaera margarita and contains:
- the prfA gene encoding peptide chain release factor 1, yielding MFPSLETKYRRFQELEKKLVDPEILSDPQKLLSIQKEYGGLKKVAAALKSYHALKDDIEAAEMMLEEEDDPKDREYARKELDQLEEQMEKMQEELEDLATAGDSITRGGLIMEIRAGTGGDEAALFARDLYDMYTRYLDIQGWKHEVLDFQPTELGGIKEVVVSITGEGAFHALQFESGGHRVQRVPETETQGRIQTSAATVAVMPEADEVEIDIRDEDLQIDTYRASGPGGQKVNKTESAIRITHIPTGTVVTCQDEKSQHKNKAKAMKVLRSRILEAQQQKEANERAEHRRTLIGTGDRSSRIRTYNYPQARVTDHRIGLTLHKLDQIMQGNLDELIQQLLEFDRQERLNSQATD
- the prmC gene encoding peptide chain release factor N(5)-glutamine methyltransferase — encoded protein: MEQSEVQKPVTPESAEPWTLQRILQWTTDHLKKHGIESARLESEILLAHARKCQRIELYTHFNEIVSDDVRAKMRDLVKRRVRHEPVAYLVGRKEFFSLNFAVGPGVFVPRPETETLVMEGLSALQEVKNPRILELCSGSGCISISLAKQRADARVTAVELHDAPFQATTHNAEKLKVADRMQVLQGSLFEPVPKEPFDLLVSNPPYVRKDEIPGLAPDIVHHEPHAALDGGEDGLDFVREILTQGPDYVRSGGVCLLEMDPAQMNDAITFAEQTGQWTDLRGINDLAGKPRFLFARRK